A stretch of the Brevundimonas sp. MF30-B genome encodes the following:
- a CDS encoding DUF2231 domain-containing protein — protein sequence MAARTPYAPGIGRALHGILLAFPIALFTSAIASDVAYLNTGEMQWTNFSSWLIAGGLLFAGLVLLWAIADAVRSRKTGGLTRSLIYLIILIIMFVLGFINALHHSRDAWSSVGAVGLTLSILTALLAVAAGWVLHTRPVRSEVM from the coding sequence ATGGCCGCACGCACGCCGTATGCACCGGGGATAGGGAGGGCGCTTCACGGCATCCTGCTGGCTTTTCCGATCGCCTTGTTCACCAGCGCCATTGCGAGCGATGTGGCCTATCTGAACACCGGCGAGATGCAGTGGACGAACTTCTCCTCCTGGCTGATCGCGGGCGGCCTGCTTTTCGCCGGCCTGGTGCTGCTGTGGGCGATTGCCGACGCGGTTCGATCCCGCAAAACAGGCGGCCTCACCCGAAGTCTGATTTATCTGATCATTCTGATCATCATGTTTGTCTTGGGCTTCATCAATGCGCTGCACCACAGCCGCGACGCCTGGAGCTCTGTCGGCGCGGTGGGCCTGACCCTTTCAATCCTGACGGCGCTTCTGGCGGTAGCCGCAGGGTGGGTTCTGCACACCCGCCCTGTTCGTTCGGAGGTGATGTGA
- the katG gene encoding catalase/peroxidase HPI, producing MDGHAGGSSPLSDPKKEKGALRSLLGRTNRDWWPNHLAVDILHQQGRTGDPMGDDFDYAEAFKKLDYDAVKRDLHALMTDSQPWWPADYGHYGPFFIRMAWHSAGTYRTGDGRGGAGAGQQRFAPLNSWPDNGNLDKARRLLWPIKQKYGANLSWADLFILAGNVAIESMGGPVFGFGGGRADVWEPEKDVYWGTEENWVGDEGNETRIQPDKEMALEEPLAAIQMGLIYVNPEGPGGVPEALQSARDIRETFARMGMNDVETAALTAGGHTFGKAHGNGDASKVGISPEGADIAQQGLGWVSGHESGMGDHTITSGIEGAWTPTPITWDMTYFDMLLDHEYELVRSPAGAKQWQPVGNPDETLAPAAHTPGKRVPTMMTTADMAFKVDPEYRKVMERFRADPAYFADQFARAWFKLCHRDMGPRIRYLGPEVPQEDLIWQDPIPAHTGPKLSDADVGALKSAIASSGLSVADLVRTAWASASTYRGSDHRGGANGARIRLAPQKDWDVNEPAKLSKVLKAYEDIKASSGLNVSIADLIVLGGSVGIEQAAKAAGHDITVPFTPGRTDATQEQTDVEGFKVLEPRADGFRNYLQVRFNVPTEELLVDRSQLLGLTAPQMAVLVGGLRVLGVNHGASENGVLTDRPGQLTNDFFVNLLDMKTAWKQVDDHSDETFVGSDRETHEKRWTATRTDLVFGSNSQLRALAEVYASADAGEKFVRDFVRAWVQVMENDRYDLPRPALRAQRSQG from the coding sequence ATGGATGGACACGCAGGCGGATCGAGCCCGCTTTCGGATCCCAAGAAGGAAAAGGGCGCCCTGCGCTCGCTTCTGGGGCGCACCAATCGTGACTGGTGGCCCAACCACCTTGCGGTCGACATCCTTCACCAGCAGGGCCGCACCGGCGACCCGATGGGCGACGACTTCGACTACGCCGAGGCGTTCAAGAAGCTCGACTACGATGCGGTCAAGCGCGACCTGCATGCCCTGATGACCGACAGCCAGCCCTGGTGGCCGGCGGACTACGGGCATTACGGTCCTTTCTTCATTCGCATGGCCTGGCACTCGGCCGGCACCTATCGCACGGGCGACGGCCGCGGCGGCGCGGGCGCGGGCCAGCAACGGTTCGCCCCGCTCAACTCCTGGCCGGACAACGGCAACCTGGACAAGGCGCGCCGCCTGCTGTGGCCGATCAAGCAGAAGTACGGCGCCAATCTTTCATGGGCCGACCTGTTCATCCTGGCCGGCAATGTCGCCATTGAATCCATGGGCGGGCCGGTCTTCGGCTTCGGCGGCGGCCGCGCCGACGTCTGGGAGCCCGAGAAGGACGTCTACTGGGGCACGGAAGAGAACTGGGTCGGCGACGAGGGCAATGAGACCCGCATCCAGCCCGACAAGGAAATGGCGCTGGAAGAGCCTCTAGCCGCGATCCAGATGGGCCTGATCTACGTCAATCCGGAAGGACCGGGCGGCGTGCCCGAGGCGCTGCAGTCCGCGCGCGACATCCGCGAGACCTTCGCCCGCATGGGCATGAATGATGTCGAGACCGCCGCCCTGACCGCCGGCGGCCACACCTTCGGCAAGGCCCACGGAAACGGCGACGCCTCCAAGGTCGGCATCTCGCCCGAGGGCGCCGACATCGCTCAACAGGGCCTGGGCTGGGTTTCGGGCCACGAGAGCGGCATGGGCGATCATACCATCACGTCCGGCATCGAGGGCGCCTGGACGCCGACGCCCATCACCTGGGACATGACCTATTTCGACATGCTGCTGGACCACGAATACGAACTGGTCCGCTCGCCCGCAGGCGCCAAGCAGTGGCAGCCGGTCGGCAATCCTGACGAGACCCTGGCCCCGGCGGCTCACACGCCCGGCAAGCGCGTGCCGACGATGATGACCACCGCCGACATGGCCTTCAAGGTCGACCCCGAATACCGCAAGGTGATGGAGCGCTTCCGCGCTGACCCGGCCTATTTCGCCGACCAGTTCGCCCGCGCCTGGTTCAAGCTGTGCCACCGCGACATGGGCCCGCGCATCCGCTACCTCGGGCCTGAGGTGCCGCAGGAAGACCTGATCTGGCAGGATCCGATCCCGGCGCATACCGGTCCCAAGCTGAGCGACGCCGACGTGGGGGCGTTGAAGTCGGCGATCGCCTCGTCGGGCCTGTCGGTGGCGGACCTGGTGCGCACCGCCTGGGCCTCGGCCTCGACCTATCGCGGGTCGGACCACCGCGGCGGCGCCAACGGCGCGCGCATCCGCCTAGCCCCGCAGAAGGACTGGGACGTCAACGAGCCGGCCAAGCTGTCGAAAGTGCTCAAGGCCTACGAGGACATCAAGGCGTCCTCGGGTCTGAATGTCTCCATCGCCGACTTGATCGTGCTGGGCGGCTCAGTTGGAATTGAACAGGCGGCCAAGGCGGCGGGCCACGACATCACCGTGCCCTTTACGCCCGGCCGCACCGACGCGACCCAGGAGCAGACCGACGTCGAGGGCTTCAAGGTGCTGGAGCCGCGCGCCGACGGCTTCCGCAACTATCTGCAGGTGCGGTTCAACGTGCCGACGGAAGAGCTGCTGGTCGACCGGTCGCAACTGCTGGGGCTGACCGCGCCGCAGATGGCCGTGCTGGTCGGCGGCCTTCGGGTGCTGGGCGTCAATCACGGCGCGTCCGAGAACGGCGTGCTGACGGATCGTCCGGGCCAGCTGACCAACGACTTCTTCGTCAATCTGCTGGACATGAAGACGGCCTGGAAACAGGTGGACGACCACTCCGACGAGACCTTCGTCGGTTCGGATCGCGAAACCCACGAGAAGCGCTGGACGGCGACGCGCACCGATCTGGTGTTCGGCTCCAACTCCCAGCTGCGCGCACTGGCCGAGGTCTACGCCTCGGCGGACGCCGGCGAGAAGTTCGTGCGCGACTTCGTCAGGGCCTGGGTCCAGGTCATGGAGAACGACCGCTACGACCTGCCCCGCCCTGCCCTGCGCGCCCAGCGTTCACAAGGCTGA
- a CDS encoding amidohydrolase family protein — MKRLLLASAAVLAVTASPVWAQDAAQPATTDTPAADATPPRAETPKWDVQNPPGPARDVPINVTEGTWMSVDVSPDGRTLVFDLLGDIYVMPIGGGEARAIASGVAWDMQPRWSPDGRHIAFTSDRAGGDNLWVMDADGSNPVQLSKESFRLLNQPEWTPDGEYVVGRKHFTSARSLGAGEIWMYHRSGGGGVQLTERRTQQKDTGEPAFSPDGRYLYFSDDATPGGVFEYSKDVNEQIYVIRRMDLQTGEVQPYITGPGGSIRPTPSPDGKSIAFIRRVRYQSVLYIMDIESGRETAVYDGLDRDMQETWAVHGVYPAISWTPDNRSIVLWAGGKIRRVDVASGQATDIPFRVNDTRRVQDAVRRPVEVAPDRFDVKMIRWATPSPDGSRVVFEALGNLWIRDLPTGQARRLTRQDEHFELYPSWSRDGRSIVYTTWNDGELGTVRVVPASGGTGRVVSSRPGHYVEPTFSPDGREVVYRAISGGRLTSALWSRDTGIYRVSASGHGQAVLVSDRGSAPQFGANGDRLFLTDRDGDKRALVSVDRNGEDRRTHLTSEWATEFSLSPDGRWIGWTERFNAYVAPFVTTGRPVALSPDGKALPQARVTRDAGEWLSWSGDSRRLRWSLGSELFTRDLNQAFAFVDGAPETLPKPDETGVDIGFSVATDRPDGRIALTGARLITLNGDQVIEDGVVIIDGNRIAAIGPASSTAIPAGTPTLDMAGKTIMPGIVDTHWHGAMGSSEIIPQQSWVNYASLAFGVTTIHDPSNDTSEIFAHSELGRAGRVVAPRIFSTGTILYGATTASTAKIDSLDDALSTLRRMRAAGAWSVKSYNQPRREQRQQVIEAARQLDMMVVPEGGSLFQHNMTMIVDGHTTIEHAIPTQRMYDDVHQLWRQTQVAYNPTIVVAYGGSYGENYWYQESPVWDDPILTQYVPRRTLDARARRIGTAPDNEWNHISVAREATRLAQQGVNVQIGAHGQREGLAAHWEMWSLAQGGMAPLDILRAGSLNGAKALGMDRDLGSLEVGKLADMVVLNANPLENIRNTTAIAYTVANGRVYDSGMNEVAPRQKPRQPFWFAETGGEGVAPGETDADTHGHGSHDH; from the coding sequence ATGAAGCGTCTTCTGCTGGCGAGCGCCGCTGTTTTGGCCGTAACCGCTTCACCTGTCTGGGCTCAGGATGCGGCTCAGCCGGCGACGACGGATACGCCGGCGGCCGACGCGACGCCTCCCCGCGCTGAGACGCCCAAATGGGATGTGCAGAACCCGCCCGGGCCGGCGCGCGACGTTCCGATCAATGTCACCGAAGGCACCTGGATGTCGGTGGACGTTAGCCCCGACGGCCGCACCCTGGTGTTCGACTTGCTGGGCGACATCTACGTCATGCCCATCGGCGGCGGCGAGGCGCGCGCCATCGCGTCGGGCGTGGCGTGGGACATGCAGCCGCGCTGGTCGCCGGATGGCCGCCACATCGCCTTCACATCCGACCGCGCCGGCGGCGACAATCTGTGGGTCATGGACGCCGACGGGTCCAACCCGGTGCAGCTGTCGAAAGAGAGCTTCCGCCTGCTGAACCAGCCGGAGTGGACGCCGGACGGCGAATATGTGGTGGGGCGCAAGCACTTCACCTCGGCCCGCTCGCTGGGGGCCGGCGAGATCTGGATGTACCACCGCTCGGGCGGCGGCGGCGTGCAGCTGACCGAACGCCGCACCCAGCAGAAGGACACGGGCGAGCCCGCCTTCTCGCCCGACGGCCGCTATCTGTATTTCAGCGACGACGCCACGCCGGGCGGGGTGTTCGAATACAGCAAGGACGTCAACGAGCAGATCTACGTCATCCGGCGGATGGATCTGCAGACCGGCGAGGTTCAGCCCTACATCACCGGCCCCGGCGGTTCGATCCGGCCGACCCCGTCGCCGGACGGCAAGTCGATCGCCTTCATCCGGCGCGTCCGGTACCAGTCGGTGCTCTACATCATGGACATCGAGTCCGGGCGCGAGACCGCCGTCTATGACGGGCTGGACCGCGACATGCAGGAGACCTGGGCCGTCCACGGCGTCTATCCGGCCATCAGTTGGACGCCGGACAACCGCTCCATCGTGCTGTGGGCCGGCGGCAAGATCCGACGCGTCGACGTGGCCTCGGGTCAGGCGACCGACATCCCGTTCCGCGTCAACGACACCCGCCGGGTTCAGGACGCCGTGCGCCGCCCGGTCGAGGTCGCGCCCGACCGCTTCGACGTGAAGATGATCCGCTGGGCCACGCCGTCGCCGGACGGCTCGCGCGTCGTGTTCGAGGCGCTGGGCAATCTGTGGATCCGCGATCTGCCGACTGGCCAGGCGCGCCGCCTGACGCGTCAGGACGAGCATTTCGAACTCTATCCCAGCTGGTCGCGCGACGGCCGCTCGATCGTCTACACGACCTGGAACGACGGCGAGTTGGGCACGGTGCGCGTGGTCCCCGCCTCGGGCGGAACCGGCCGCGTCGTCTCGAGCCGGCCCGGCCACTATGTCGAGCCGACCTTCTCGCCCGACGGCCGCGAGGTGGTGTATCGCGCCATTTCGGGCGGCCGCCTGACCTCGGCCCTGTGGAGCCGTGACACCGGGATCTATCGTGTCTCGGCCTCGGGCCACGGCCAGGCCGTCCTGGTCAGCGACCGCGGCTCGGCGCCCCAGTTCGGCGCGAACGGCGACCGGCTGTTCCTGACCGACCGCGACGGCGACAAGCGAGCGCTGGTGTCGGTCGACCGCAACGGCGAGGACCGCCGCACCCACCTGACCTCGGAATGGGCGACCGAGTTCTCGCTGTCGCCCGACGGCCGCTGGATCGGCTGGACCGAACGGTTCAACGCCTATGTCGCGCCCTTCGTGACGACGGGCCGCCCGGTGGCCCTGAGCCCCGACGGCAAGGCCCTGCCCCAGGCGCGGGTCACGCGCGACGCCGGCGAATGGCTGAGCTGGTCGGGCGATTCCCGTCGTCTTCGCTGGTCGCTGGGGTCCGAACTGTTCACCCGCGACCTGAACCAGGCTTTCGCCTTTGTGGACGGCGCCCCCGAGACCCTGCCCAAGCCCGATGAGACCGGCGTGGACATCGGCTTCAGCGTGGCGACCGACCGGCCCGATGGGCGCATCGCCCTGACCGGCGCGCGGCTGATCACCCTAAACGGCGACCAGGTCATCGAGGACGGCGTGGTCATCATTGACGGCAACCGCATCGCCGCGATCGGTCCGGCCAGCTCGACGGCCATCCCGGCTGGAACCCCGACGCTGGACATGGCCGGCAAGACCATCATGCCCGGCATCGTCGACACCCACTGGCACGGGGCCATGGGCTCCAGCGAGATCATCCCGCAGCAGAGCTGGGTCAACTACGCCTCGCTGGCCTTCGGCGTGACGACGATCCACGACCCGTCCAACGACACCAGCGAGATCTTCGCCCACAGCGAGCTGGGCCGGGCGGGCCGCGTGGTGGCGCCGCGCATCTTCTCGACCGGCACTATCCTGTATGGCGCGACCACGGCCTCGACCGCCAAGATCGACAGCCTGGACGACGCCCTGTCGACGCTGCGCCGGATGCGCGCGGCCGGCGCCTGGAGCGTCAAGAGCTACAACCAGCCCCGGCGCGAACAGCGCCAGCAGGTGATCGAGGCGGCGCGTCAGCTGGACATGATGGTGGTGCCCGAAGGCGGATCGCTGTTCCAGCACAACATGACCATGATCGTGGACGGCCACACCACCATCGAACACGCCATCCCGACCCAGCGCATGTACGACGACGTGCATCAGCTGTGGCGCCAGACCCAGGTCGCCTACAACCCGACCATCGTGGTCGCCTATGGCGGCAGCTACGGCGAAAACTACTGGTATCAGGAAAGCCCGGTCTGGGACGATCCGATCCTGACCCAGTATGTGCCGCGTCGCACCTTGGACGCCCGCGCCCGCCGCATTGGCACGGCCCCGGACAACGAGTGGAACCACATCTCGGTCGCGCGCGAGGCCACGCGCCTGGCCCAGCAGGGCGTCAACGTCCAGATCGGCGCCCACGGCCAGCGCGAGGGCCTGGCCGCCCACTGGGAGATGTGGAGCCTGGCCCAGGGCGGCATGGCGCCGCTGGACATCCTGCGCGCCGGTTCGCTGAACGGCGCCAAGGCGCTGGGCATGGACCGCGACCTGGGCTCGCTGGAGGTCGGCAAGCTGGCCGACATGGTGGTGCTGAACGCCAATCCGCTGGAGAACATCCGCAACACCACGGCCATCGCCTACACGGTGGCCAACGGCCGGGTTTACGATTCCGGCATGAACGAGGTCGCCCCGCGCCAGAAGCCACGCCAGCCCTTCTGGTTCGCCGAGACCGGCGGCGAGGGCGTGGCCCCGGGAGAGACCGACGCCGACACCCACGGCCACGGCTCGCACGACCACTGA
- a CDS encoding DUF3297 family protein, which translates to MSDALPDRLSVDPDSPFHDADLLARGIGVRFKGEEKTNVEEYCVSEGWVRLALGNRVDRRGKPLTVKLQGVVEPYLQND; encoded by the coding sequence ATGTCCGACGCCCTGCCCGACCGCCTGTCCGTCGATCCCGACAGCCCGTTTCACGACGCCGATCTGCTGGCGCGCGGCATCGGCGTTCGCTTCAAGGGCGAAGAGAAGACCAATGTCGAGGAATACTGCGTTTCGGAAGGCTGGGTCCGGCTGGCGTTGGGCAATCGCGTCGATCGTCGCGGCAAGCCGCTGACGGTGAAGCTGCAAGGGGTGGTCGAACCCTATCTGCAGAACGACTGA
- a CDS encoding M20/M25/M40 family metallo-hydrolase, whose amino-acid sequence MNIRLSRILVATVALAAFTGPVAAQDAQAIRTAEQLRDRAMAGSGAYSIVEAITTRFGPRPAGTASERAAAEWGVGYLRAEGFDNVRLQEFPLSAWSRGQESVEIVGRHAQPLAAVGLGGGQATPPEGIEAEAVVFETFQGLLDAPAGSLTGKIAVVLQDTIRAQDGRGYGSSSVMRFQGPTEAAARGAVGYVLRSLGTHDHRFPHTGATRVGEGTVPAFAISPPDADQIRRLVALNEGPIRLRLKSTAAFEAPGRSQNVIAEVRGRERPDEIITIGGHLDSWDQGTGAIDDAAGIAITTAALKLIADLPQAPRRTIRVVWWGAEEVSQPAPAQGLAGARAYAQSIEGEVANHIAISESDFGAGRIYGLSLPGGQADSDFQKAAMRVLTPIGVLWNPAPARGGGPDTGPSVALGVPAFQLAQDGTDYFDVHHTADDVIDRIDPKAMDQNVAAWAALLWLIADSDVDFRAAAPTP is encoded by the coding sequence GTGAACATCCGTCTCTCCCGTATTCTTGTCGCCACGGTCGCGCTTGCGGCCTTCACTGGCCCGGTGGCCGCTCAGGACGCCCAGGCGATCCGCACGGCTGAGCAGCTTCGCGACCGCGCCATGGCGGGCTCGGGCGCCTATTCGATCGTCGAGGCCATCACCACCCGCTTTGGTCCGCGTCCGGCCGGCACGGCGTCCGAGCGGGCCGCCGCCGAATGGGGCGTCGGCTATCTGCGCGCCGAAGGCTTCGACAATGTCCGCCTGCAGGAGTTCCCCCTAAGCGCCTGGTCTCGGGGTCAGGAGTCGGTCGAGATCGTCGGCCGCCATGCCCAGCCCCTGGCCGCCGTCGGCCTGGGCGGCGGCCAGGCCACCCCACCCGAAGGCATCGAGGCCGAGGCGGTGGTGTTCGAAACCTTCCAAGGTCTGCTGGACGCGCCGGCCGGGTCGCTGACCGGCAAGATCGCAGTCGTGCTTCAGGACACCATCCGCGCCCAGGACGGCCGCGGCTACGGCTCGTCCTCGGTCATGCGCTTCCAGGGGCCGACCGAGGCGGCGGCGCGCGGCGCGGTCGGCTATGTGCTGCGCTCTCTGGGCACACACGATCACCGCTTCCCGCACACCGGCGCGACGCGGGTGGGCGAGGGGACCGTACCGGCCTTCGCCATCAGCCCGCCTGACGCCGATCAGATCCGCCGCCTGGTCGCCCTGAACGAAGGCCCGATCCGGCTGCGCCTGAAATCCACGGCCGCCTTCGAGGCGCCCGGCCGGTCGCAGAACGTCATCGCCGAGGTGCGCGGCCGCGAACGTCCCGACGAGATCATCACCATCGGCGGCCACCTGGACAGCTGGGACCAGGGCACCGGCGCCATCGACGACGCCGCAGGCATCGCCATCACCACTGCCGCGCTCAAGCTGATCGCCGACCTGCCCCAGGCTCCGCGCCGCACCATCCGTGTCGTCTGGTGGGGCGCCGAGGAGGTCAGCCAGCCCGCGCCCGCTCAGGGCCTGGCGGGCGCCCGCGCCTACGCCCAGTCGATCGAAGGCGAGGTCGCCAACCACATCGCCATCTCCGAAAGCGATTTCGGCGCCGGCCGCATCTACGGCCTCAGCCTGCCCGGCGGACAGGCCGACAGCGACTTCCAGAAAGCCGCCATGCGCGTGCTGACGCCCATCGGCGTGCTGTGGAACCCCGCGCCCGCGCGCGGCGGCGGCCCCGACACCGGCCCCAGCGTCGCGCTCGGCGTGCCCGCCTTCCAACTGGCCCAGGACGGCACCGACTACTTCGACGTGCACCACACCGCCGACGACGTCATCGACCGCATCGACCCCAAGGCGATGGATCAGAACGTCGCCGCCTGGGCCGCCCTGCTGTGGCTGATCGCCGACAGCGACGTCGACTTCCGCGCCGCGGCGCCGACGCCCTGA
- a CDS encoding aldo/keto reductase: MIARRTFLATSGALALSGAWTPDASARQTNVRDLITTRFRGADQDVPVIGIGTARRYAEPADAAAMSALRDTVGRFAELGGSLIDTAPSYGRAEEVVGELVQDLGIRDRLFIATKVGADNVEQGAAQIEASFRKLRTDVIDLIAVHNLRGLDNQLALLRDLKASGRIRALGATTSAKPQYAAFEAAMRQHSLDAIQIDYALDNREAADRILPLAQEQGVTVMINLPFGRGRLFQAVQDRPLPDWAAEIGAASWAQIFLKYIVSHPSRPIAIPGTAQVRYADDNLGAARAPLPDAAMRRRMEQYIDAV; the protein is encoded by the coding sequence ATGATCGCTCGACGCACCTTCCTCGCCACGTCAGGCGCTCTGGCGCTCAGCGGCGCCTGGACGCCCGACGCCTCGGCTCGTCAAACCAATGTGCGCGATCTGATCACCACCCGGTTCCGAGGGGCTGATCAGGACGTGCCGGTCATCGGCATCGGCACTGCGAGGCGTTATGCCGAGCCGGCCGACGCGGCGGCCATGAGCGCACTGCGCGACACCGTGGGCCGTTTCGCGGAGCTGGGGGGCAGTCTGATCGACACAGCCCCTTCCTATGGGCGCGCGGAGGAGGTTGTTGGCGAACTGGTGCAAGACCTCGGCATTCGTGACCGTCTCTTTATCGCCACCAAGGTCGGCGCCGACAACGTCGAGCAGGGCGCGGCCCAGATCGAAGCCTCGTTCCGCAAGCTGCGTACGGACGTGATCGACCTGATCGCGGTGCATAATCTGCGGGGACTCGACAACCAGCTGGCGCTTTTGCGTGATCTGAAGGCCTCCGGACGCATTCGGGCGCTCGGCGCCACAACATCCGCAAAGCCACAGTACGCGGCCTTCGAGGCCGCCATGCGTCAACACTCGCTCGACGCCATCCAGATCGATTACGCCCTCGACAATCGAGAGGCGGCGGATCGGATTCTGCCCCTTGCGCAGGAACAGGGCGTGACGGTCATGATCAACTTGCCGTTCGGCCGGGGTCGATTGTTCCAGGCTGTGCAGGATCGGCCGCTGCCGGACTGGGCGGCCGAGATCGGAGCCGCCAGCTGGGCCCAAATCTTCCTGAAGTACATCGTTTCCCATCCGTCGCGGCCTATCGCCATCCCCGGCACGGCCCAGGTGCGCTATGCGGATGACAACCTGGGCGCGGCGCGCGCCCCGCTGCCCGATGCGGCCATGAGGCGTCGCATGGAGCAGTATATTGACGCCGTCTGA
- a CDS encoding NTP/NDP exchange transporter, which produces MTPSDDPSPRRLGQAAPRFNLIAVRQEEQPAVIGGFLMFFLLFTSWFMLRPVREMFGVAGGVDNLQWLFTATFAATLIVAPVYGWAAGRLPRRRLLPLAYLVSSVVMIGFGVSLALDPGNVWVGRLFYVWASVFNLFVISIAWSLLADVLDRDQSQRMFGQIAAGASLGGLTGPVLSGLLIAPLGEAGLLFISTGLLLSTLVCVLWLLRWRDRMGPRRDGPTPERIGGSIWGGLRLIIASPYLLAVAAFVLLLTSVTTFLYFEQARIVSETFADRTRQTQVFATIDAVVQASTIGIQLFLTGWIARRLGVVVLLTAVPVIMVFGFGLLAFAATFPILVFVMVVRRVGEYALVRPGREMLFSPLDLETKYKAKNAIDTVVYRGGDMMSAWLNTGIASLGAAWLVALLGGLIAGVWAAVGWNVGRRHDRSDVGRA; this is translated from the coding sequence TTGACGCCGTCTGACGATCCGTCGCCACGGCGTCTGGGACAGGCTGCGCCGCGCTTCAACCTGATCGCGGTGCGCCAAGAAGAGCAGCCGGCGGTGATCGGCGGCTTCCTGATGTTCTTCCTGCTGTTCACCAGCTGGTTCATGCTCCGGCCGGTGCGCGAGATGTTCGGCGTGGCCGGCGGCGTCGACAATCTTCAGTGGCTGTTCACCGCCACCTTCGCGGCCACTCTGATCGTGGCGCCGGTGTATGGGTGGGCGGCCGGGCGGCTGCCGCGACGGCGGCTTCTGCCGCTCGCCTATCTGGTCTCGTCGGTGGTGATGATCGGCTTCGGGGTAAGCCTCGCGCTGGACCCGGGGAATGTGTGGGTCGGACGCCTGTTCTACGTCTGGGCTTCGGTCTTCAACCTGTTCGTCATCTCCATCGCCTGGAGTCTTCTGGCCGATGTGCTGGACCGCGACCAGAGCCAGCGGATGTTCGGCCAGATCGCCGCCGGCGCCAGCCTGGGCGGCTTGACCGGCCCGGTGCTGAGCGGATTGCTGATTGCGCCGCTCGGCGAGGCGGGGCTGTTGTTCATTTCCACGGGCCTGCTGCTCTCCACCCTCGTCTGCGTCCTCTGGCTGCTGCGTTGGCGCGACCGCATGGGCCCGCGACGCGACGGCCCGACGCCCGAGCGTATCGGAGGTTCGATCTGGGGCGGGCTCAGGCTGATCATCGCATCGCCCTACCTTCTGGCGGTCGCGGCTTTCGTGTTGCTGCTCACCTCGGTGACGACCTTCCTCTATTTCGAACAGGCGCGCATCGTGTCGGAGACGTTCGCCGACCGCACCCGCCAGACCCAGGTCTTCGCGACGATCGATGCGGTGGTGCAGGCCTCGACGATCGGAATCCAGCTTTTCCTGACCGGCTGGATCGCGCGCCGTCTTGGCGTGGTGGTTCTACTCACAGCCGTGCCGGTCATCATGGTTTTCGGCTTTGGGCTCCTGGCGTTCGCGGCCACCTTCCCCATCCTGGTTTTCGTCATGGTCGTGCGTCGGGTGGGCGAGTACGCCCTGGTTCGGCCGGGCCGGGAGATGCTGTTCTCGCCGCTCGATCTGGAGACCAAGTACAAGGCCAAGAACGCCATCGACACGGTCGTGTACCGGGGCGGCGACATGATGTCCGCTTGGCTGAACACCGGGATCGCCAGTCTCGGGGCGGCCTGGTTGGTCGCTTTGCTGGGTGGTCTGATTGCGGGCGTATGGGCCGCAGTGGGCTGGAACGTCGGGCGTCGGCACGACCGGTCGGACGTCGGACGGGCCTGA